The region TTAGGCTGAGAAAAATTATGCTGGTATTCTTCATCCAAACCCACAATATCTGGAATGTCATCAGATTCTGAAGATAGGTCTGAGATTGTGAAGTCAGGGACCTGTATTGTGCAAAAAGTGAAAAGATTCCAGGTTAGAATTACCGGGAAGCTCCTCTTTCATCTCCCCACATACAGAAGTATAAGTTTAGATCATGCAAGTCCTTGGCTATGTCTCAGGCCAAGATACCAGTTGAATCCAGAACTATTCAGACTAGCTTCAATTTAAAGGCAGTTCCGATAGTGGTTTGGCATATTAGGAGAAATCTTGAGTAAAATGCACTGCATTCGATGACCAGCCTTAAAATGGCATCTAAGAACTGGACTGCTTACATAAAATTTTGTAGTATTAATTGCATATACACAATTGTTTTCATCATTAGCACTGAACTGTGTTCTATTACCAGGGCCAAGAAATTGCATGAAGTCAATACAAGGTTGCTTTTATAAGCAGCAATGACAGATCTGAGACCTGCCCAATCTCAATCCCCAGTTCTACAGTGGAAAACCTTTTAACCAGCAAGGAACTCCTAAATCACTTGTTGGTAATTAAGTTTGTGACTATCCTCGACCTGTAAAATCTCAGATTTGAGAGAGACTCTACCCCCAGCCCAATTACTCACTACACACTTTTAGTCTAAAAATTACTACCCTTCTTGAACATTTTAATACCAGTACTGGCTCTGCATCACCACTTCCCACTGTCCCATTATCCAACTCTCCCCCTGGTCTCCCTGTTAGCACTTTATCTAACTTCCATGTTCCGTCTGACTGAACTCTCACATTGTGTCCAGTCTGCAATCTACCTCCACTTGTCTACACCTTTTACCTGCCatcatagtttaaaaaaaaaaaaaaaacacctttgttTTTCTTCCATTGCTCCATTCTATGATCTCGTGGTCACTCTCCACTGGAGAGATGCCTCATGACTGGAAAATGCCTATTTATCCCAAAatcaaggacaaaaaaaaaaaaaaatctctgctagTGACCCTTCCAATTACAGACCTATAGATAATCTCCCTTTCCTAGTTAAACTTGTGGAAACTATTGTTCATTCTCAACTCACCAATTTCATTGCCACAACTAATGTATTACACCCTAATTAGACAGGCCTTACAACCACTTGCTACTTTTTGGATAAATTGAGACCAGTGATCCTtctctcgatctttctgctgcatCTGACCTTATCAAGCATTCTGTCTTGGTTACAATCTATAGGAATCATTGCTACTGTGTATCACTGGTTCACTTCCTACCTTGACAAAAGGCAATATACAGCTCATATTAAAGATAGTCCAATCCTTTTCATCTCTTAGTAGGTATCCAAGGGTCTagcctttctcctttccttttcaatatttttctggcGTCCCTTCTCACACTGGCTCAATCTGTTGGCCTGACAattttcatatatgctgatgacattcataTTCTCTACCCTATAGACCCTACCACTCAGCACATTATCTTATCTACAAAACACTTATCCAGATATCCATGCTTGTTATTGCCTGCACCATACTGATAAGAACAATAGGGCACTATCCTGTCCTCCCAACCCAATAGCTGTGCCTGGGACAGACATTACATTGCTTTAGGGGTAGTCCAGAAAAGTGACGATGTCGTAGAAGTTAAGATTACTTTTTCTGTCAAATCACAGGCTTGTAAAGCTAAACCTGAAGCAATTAACTCATCCCTTTTTGTTTGGCTTGTAATTTGAGTTGCTCCAAAAGGGACAGACCAACACAATATTCTGCTATAGCATTTGTTAAAGCAATAACCGTGCCTAGAAGGCCACCAGTAATACAGGGCTAGTTGAGCAGGTGGTGTGTCAAAGCCAGAAAGACAGACCTTGAGCACATCTCTACCATACACAGTGAATAAATGGACCTACCAGCCAGTTGAGTGGTGTGTTGTTGACAAGATAATCCATCACATGCTCCAGAGATTCCTTCATTTTGTTCAGCTGTCCTCTGCTGGTGGCAAGGAGCTGCTCAGACACACCTCTGAAGGTGGTGGCAGAGTGGAAGTTCTGGTAGATGTTCCCAGCCATACTGCGAACATTGTGGGCCTGGTCCTGGATATTTTGGGGCACACCCTGAATGCCTGACACCAGGGTGAGGCAGGTCGTATGAAGCTGGCGACTCAAACCCTGGGCAACAGCTAAAACATGTGACTCAGCGTGCTAAAGAACAGAAGAGGTTCATCTTTAGAATCAAGAGATGTAGATAGTCGGGTGCTATCAAAACTGCTGCATTTTCATCTTGCCAACTCAGCAgaaattggaaagaattatacaaaagggggtCAAGAATATCTACCTGGGAGGTAAAATTAACTATAACAGAGTAAGATGAAAACTACATATGGAGTTAAAACTGGTGAAGACTAATTTAAAAGTGGGCAGATTAGATTGGGGATTCTAGCTCCCTacctcccctcaaaaaaagtggCCCAATGTATTATCTATACAAGTCATTATCCCAGCTTTtgcaacatagaaaaaaaaacccacatacaCCTTACATACACCTCCACCTTGCAACTGCATCACCACCACTAACTTCAACCCTCCTACACACACAAAGCACAAACCAAATTAAATAAAACCTGCACACCACATGCATGACTACAAGATTACATAACTGACTTACTGTATTACAAATTCAGCTATATTTCCTTTGTTATTTCCAATACTTGCTAATTAAGGATTACAGCAACCAATATCTATTGCTATGACTTAATGTGGCCCTACCAAACTAGGCACATACCAGGGGTCCAAATTCCTACTTGTACCCCCCTCAGATGTACTCAAAAATTGGAAGGTTTGGGCCGACAACTAATGAAAGTCTGAATCTTGAAAAGAAAAGCTAAACGTCCAGAGAGTTGGATAGCTAATGTGTGGACATTTCAgactttaaaaatgtttattagcATAGACAAAATCTGTACTGCCCCTCCCCTCAAGTCAGTAATCCTGCCCTATGTGCTTCCAAtgttaaggagcagcagtgattgCAGGTCTGATCCAATTGATAGGGATGGAACATAGAAGGGAGGTGATCAGCAGGGGACGTTTTTCTGcatgcagttggggggggggaggggggaaatgtttTGAAACAGTTCCTCTCCAACCACAAAAAGTGCTTGAATGCATTTCTATGAGAGAAGCAGTTCCAACAATTGCAACATACAAGCACTGAATCACTATAATGATTAAGGAATTCACCTTTTCAAACAGCCATCTCcctcattttctcccccccccccccccccccccagtcaaacAGAACAGATATACAGAAATACATCTCCAACATTCAtgaacatacatacacacatatacatagaGGGGTTAGAAAGAATGCCATGAGccatgcatgctttccccactgtACAAAGCTCTACTGAAACATAGCAGCCAGTCAGGATTAGTTTTCTGGAAATTTTCAGAAAGCCTACACAAATGTAGACTGCAGTCTGCTACAAGTCttcttttcaggatattcactatATAGGAGATCTGTTTGGAGGCAAGTTTCATGCACAGACATCCAGAAACCTAGGCTAACCGACAATACCAGATTAGGAACCACTGTACTAGTGTTCTTCACCTGTGTACTAGTAGCCTCCTCTCCATCCTGCAGTCCTGTGCTTCTCCTCCATTCCACCCAGGACTGGTACAGCCTCTCCTGGGCATCATGCAGTTTCTGGTTCACATTTGACATATTCTTATGAGCATAATCTAACTAAAAGAACAAATCTGAATTAGATTTCAGTAATTCTGTAGCAAAACCACCATCATCACTAGACACATGGACATGTTTTTAAAATtcagaagggggaaggagggaggggaagctTCCCAGTCATGGTCCGGGGGAAGAGAACAGCTGAACaattacattttctttttttacggtcacccttcctgtcagtggctGAGCCACCAACAGGAAAGGTGACATCAATCGATGCGCTACACATTAAATTTCCATGCTTATTGATTATAGCATGTCATGGTATGTTTTGCATTAGAGCTTACGGCATTTCCCCCAAAGTACTTTAGCAAGGTCATAGGGGGTTGTCAAGTGCACTCAATTACAGGCTCTAATGTTTTTTCAGTTAATATTTGTTAAAGTCACAGAGATCTGCTTACAAGATCAATAGTATGGTGGAGTTGGGCTATGGCATCCTGGCTCCTGCATTTGGCATCTTTGACCCTGGTCAAGGCCTGCTCATAAGCTCGCCTGCGAACCTTGGACGATAGAGACCCCAGTCTAAGGTAGTAACTTGGCTTCTGGATTCGAGCTTCAAATCCTTCAGTTCTGGTAGCTTCTTTGGCTAAAAAAGAAACCCCAAGTCCAAATTCAATGGCATGTAATCAAACCTTTACATCTCGCAAAGGAAGTAATTTTAAGATTCACACTAAGTAGTGGTAGTGTGATAAAGACTGCCACTTGTCCTTTTCAAAATACTTATACCCATTAAATACagctatatatacacacacaaaaaaaattggtATGAAGGTAATGTTATTTAGCTACATTACACTTAGATCCATGTTTTGTCCTATATTTGAACACAGGGAAGAAAGTTTAATGAACCATGCTTATAGcaataaatcaaaatataaaaaagaaaataagatggatagtccaaaaaaggtatcatctttgttttgatttatttctatttattacctttaaaagtagactaacaaAGGCTACCACACCACTAAACTTAATGATAAACCTAGTTTTCTAGTTGAGCAGTTATAGTCGTACCTAGCTCCTCATCACTGAGTGGCAGATACTGATCCACAAGAGCTTCAGACTTGGTCAGTGCTGCATCTACCCCGGTGCTCACCATCTGCACCATGCGGCTTCCCAGAACAGCGTTCATGCTGCCACTCACAAGTGTCTTGGtcatttccatgctccccttCACAGTTCCTTTGGTTTTGTCCACCACTCCAGTGATTGTATGGGCAACAGCATCCCTGGCACTTGTCACCGTCACTGATATAGTTTCCTTTGCTCCAGAAACCATGCCCGTGGCATTGATAATAAGCTACAAAGGGAAAACGAGTTCTACAAGTTCATAGGACTACAGATAATTAGATGCAGGAAGTGAAGTTTTAAACCCCAAAGCTCAAGCTGCCAGCTGGCAGGCACAACTACACACAGAAGTTGATTAGCTCTCTGCAATACATGTTGGCAGACTTTAACAGAATGGACAGGACCCCAAGAGTCAGATTGCTACACTCCTAGTATTTGATCCAAACTCACCTCATCAGTTGGTTGGTAGAGGATGGGCAACTTCTCTTCAATTTTGTCCAGTCCAATGCAAGCATAGCTATTGGCAAGAGcaactgaaaacaaaaacaaaacaatgagaTGTATGTGCCAATATGAGTTTCAAGATAATGGTATATGTACAAATGTCAAGTATTCTAAATACGGTGGGGTCTCAAGTTCTGCTTAAAGAGAAAGTTGAATTCTACTGGGAAGATTTAATCACTAGTACAGCAAGAAACACTTGCTAGAACAAGTTCATGAGGGAAAATAGGAACCACATATTTGAGCATAAGCGAGACCCAAGAAAGGGTTGGCGATTGAGAAAAAATGTCAGATCTTGATTTCAATTTTTGACAATACatttacgcagactgggagtccatgtgttcctgtatctagaccaagaatgggtgtctgttCCTGAGATCATCCAATTACAccgggtacagcgcttgaagccactgggagtcttcatgGATATAGATGGGAAAACCTAGTTGGCCAAATTAAATGACTCAAAAGTGCCTaaaaaaaaaggggcaaagcacagaaaaaaaaaaagaaaaaaaaaccaaagtcgGGGCCTAAAAACAGCCAGATGATGACAAACCCAATCAAAACAAAACAGGTTTgaaaaaagggcccccaaaaaaagAAGAGCCACTAGAAACTGAGAAAAATAGCCAGAAGGCACTGAACAAGCTTTCAAGACTGGGCgagtgaagagaaaaaaaaaaaaaaaaaaaaaagtaaaccttCTCCTCACacggggggggagaaagaggattGAGGAGACCGTGTTCGCATGACGAGCAGGAACACATGCATCCATGGTGAAGAACAGTTTGTGCTCCATAAAGCTCtatttttagctttggcaaaatgctgGACTGGGTGACGCAGATTGGTATCACCCACTTGTGAAGattgaagcctgcttgtcctctgagaatagaGGAGATACACTTTTCCCCAAAGTGGACATTCTAGTTaccaaaaatttaaaataaatgcagAAAAGTTCTTCTAACCAGGTTGATTCCAGTCTTCtgctttccttgtgtgacttctCCATTTTTCTCTTCCTGACTTTCCATCGTCTTTTTCCCAGCATATTCCCTTTTGTTTCACTCTCTCTAGTCCTTCATTTCCATCTTCTATGCTCACCACCCCCCAAGTCCTAGCTTTGACTTTTCCTTAACAGCCCTAACTCCTTCCCTGTAACAAACCATTTCTTCTTACTCTATCCAGCTTCCCAAACCTCCTCTTAAACTTCTACCCCATACATTTCCATATTTTCTGTGCCTTCTGTCCCCTCTTACCACTGCTTCTTAACACCCAGCCCCCTGATCCTTCACACCATCTCTCCGCAACCCCTCCAGACACTTCCCCCTTCTCTTCAGATTCACTTCTACCACTATACACTTGTCCCTCCCCCTCAAATCTCTCTCTCAGGAGATGCTTATTTTCCtttgttcacccccccccctccctatttcTCTCTCTGTAGATCTTCCCTCGCTTTGTGTTTGCTCCTTTCTTGCACCCTCCCCTCACTAGAGACTACCCACTCTTTTCTACCCATTCACCCACTCACTTCAGACCCACTAGAAGTACttccatccagtggtgtgctggagtgggctctcacgggctcgcgagagccgtttgttaagtttttaagaattttgggagtcggttgttaaagtaggcctccccatggctactttaacaactgactcccaaaatgtggtctTGGGCCTCcgcctgaattctcttttactttgctggcagtgatgctggccccaccagctaagtaaatagactgctgctgctccctgtttctgactgagcatcaggctggaacttttcatgcaagtgcaagaaggttccatcatgctgctcagatccagaaacaagcagcagagaatggtggcagtccatttattagctggtggggctcggcaaaggtatgcctagcgtgcccgcataagggaggtgagagagaggcatgtattcccccctccccccaaatttcagggccagctatgcccggagagcccgttaaaaatttaccagcacacccctgcttccATCCCTCTAGAAGGGtgctcatccctcccttcctataTTTCTCCATCCTGCTCGTCGCACTTCATTCCTGTCCTCAGTCCCCCTACAGACTTTTGCCCACACACAAAAATGGGAAGTGTGTACATGTCAGAGGGATCCAGCAGGGACTCAACATAAACATACTACAGGGCTTCACACATGTGCATCCTTACGGTACTGGtggtgttgcaaaaaaaaaaaaaaaaaaaaagcaacttttcAGGGGATGGGACTAGCAAtaagaggagatgctagatgtTAGAAGATATAAGTGGTAACACCTATCACCTGGATCAGGCCCAAATCTGTTCATTTTTCTTTGGATCTGTGTGTGGCATATGATCTTGTTGATCACTCAAATATTGCACAAAAAGAAATTAGGTGGAAAGGAACCAGTATGAAGTAATCAGTCACCACAtcaaggtaagatgctccaaaagaaaCCTTTATTATGACccaacacggaccatgttgggtcaTAATAAAGAtttcttttggagcatcttaccttgaTGTGGTGACTGATTACTTCATACTGGTTCCTTTCCACCCAATTTCTGTTTGTGTTCCATTTCTGTGGAAGGTGTGAACCCCATCTGGCTGTGTGTCACTCAAATATTGCTCCATAGACTAAGTCAGACTGGGTTGACTGCTTCCTTTCCTACCTTACAGATCATAGTTGTATTGTTCAGTGCCACTATACCCCATCCAGCCCCTTCCTCACCTGTTTCTGGAGTCCCACAAGAATCAGTTTTGGCCCCCAAGGTTTTCAACATATTCCTTGCCCCATTATGTAGATTTACATCAACAACATTCAAGTCCTTTGCACCCTTGATCCCTTACAGGAATCACAATATAAATAGTAAACTGGTGTGAATCAGTCTGTTTAAAAGGACAAACATACTGAATCCTCAAATCTAAGGCTCTCCTTTTTGCTGATCAGGTCGAGTGAATCCTTGCTGTCCTTATTTTCTTTACAACTCTGCTCCCCCTATTATCCACTATGAAGATTTTCACACAAGACTTTAGTGCTCTCATTTTGACCTCAAGTCACTCtagtggtctctctctctcttcaaacTGTGTGCAATCCACTAAGACCTCTATTTCACCCTCCAGCATGTCACATTTTGACCCACTCTGGTTCTCAgccaactggattattgtaatgttttatataaaGACTCAGAGTTAAAGACCTCCATTGCTTGCAAATGGCTCAGAATACTTCCAAACTTATAGGAGGGGGGAAAAATTCAGTGATACCCCTCTTTTACTCACTGGTTATCTCTTCATCATTGGATAACTTATAAATTTCTACTActagctttcaaaatctgtagcTCTGATGAACTGTCTTTTTTTGTCACGTTATACACTCTTCCTCACACACATTACTTAGATTTGGGGTAGAATCCTTTGTTGTCCCTACCTTTAGGGAAATTAAACATAAATAGCACTCCGCATTCAATATTTGTGTCCAGAGCTCTGGAGCATGTTACCTCAGTATCTGCAACTACATTCCTCTCTTGAGCACTCCAAGACCAATTTAAAGACCTCTGTTTTTGCTGATGCTTTTCTTCATTAGCCCTGTTGGTCTTTTGGGTACCTTGGATATGAGCCTCTGCCacacagcttccccccccccccccccccccccacgcgttCCTCTTTTCTGTCCAAAATTTGTAGTCATCTCCACTTCCCTTCCTCTGTTCCTCTTTCCTTCTTAGATCATTAAACTAATATCCCCCTTTATTAGTCTAAGTTCCTCAGATAGCTTGTTTGACCAGCAGGATGGAAAGCACTAAAGTTTAAGAGGGTCTGAAGACAGGAAAGATGCCCACAACTGTGCTCCACCCCTCAGCAGGAGGCTCAGCTTTCCCAGGAAGAGATTTGGCAGGTCTATACTACTTACTGTCAAAAGGAAAGAGCCAATACTCAAATCTTGATTTCATGTGCCAAGCAAATCTTTATATAAATCAAACGAAACAAGAATTGAACCTAAATTGAATCTCTCCACCACAAAACATTCAGAAATCACAGCAATAtcagaacacacacaaaaaaagcaaaaatatggagaaaagaCCTCGGCAAGACCTTAACAGTGGCGCTCTATTAAGATTAAATTTTTTCCAGAGCTTCCACAAGGATCATCATCACTGGTCAGAAAAACTCCATACCACCACATATGCAATAaatgcatagaaaaaaaaatttttttcttgtttgtttttaaatttttcaaCCAGATGTCAGGAGTTAAAATCAGAACTTGTTCTGAGATTATGGTACCATGAGTCTTCATTCACAGCTATCTAGGGAGTTTCCCTTCATTTTTTGTGAACCCTCTCCCACCGTTCCTAGTGTGGTCATTGCAGCAACAATGCTGAGGCTACAGACATGGAGCAAGGCTTTTTCTAGAACTCTATCATGGGCTCTTAAGTTCAGCCATAAACATTGTCCTTACCAACGAAAcatcccaccccccaaacagCTGCAAATGctgcttccatagcatcccagAAGAATAGACCTCAAAAATCTGTACTGCCACCTAGTCATGTAGCTGACACCGTTAGTATTTATATAAATACTTACAATCTAACTGCTGTACAGTACCATTAGCAAAGCTAATTTTACATTAGCAaaattaggagtggaggagtagcctaatggttagtgcagtgggcccaGAATCTGGGAACTGGGTTAaatttccactacagctccttgtgactctggacaaagtcatttaatccttcactgccccaggtgcaaaaacctagattgtgagcccactagggacaaagtacctgcatataataaacgtaaaccactttgttgtaccacaggaaggcagtacatcaaatccgTGACCCTTTGACCCCATTACAAATTAATGCAAAA is a window of Microcaecilia unicolor chromosome 2, aMicUni1.1, whole genome shotgun sequence DNA encoding:
- the LOC115463554 gene encoding perilipin-2-like isoform X1, which gives rise to MASVAVETQQNIMVRVVNLPLVSSTCAMVSSAYISSKENHPYLKSACEVAENGVKTITALALTSAKPIIQKLEPQIALANSYACIGLDKIEEKLPILYQPTDELIINATGMVSGAKETISVTVTSARDAVAHTITGVVDKTKGTVKGSMEMTKTLVSGSMNAVLGSRMVQMVSTGVDAALTKSEALVDQYLPLSDEELAKEATRTEGFEARIQKPSYYLRLGSLSSKVRRRAYEQALTRVKDAKCRSQDAIAQLHHTIDLLDYAHKNMSNVNQKLHDAQERLYQSWVEWRRSTGLQDGEEATSTQHAESHVLAVAQGLSRQLHTTCLTLVSGIQGVPQNIQDQAHNVRSMAGNIYQNFHSATTFRGVSEQLLATSRGQLNKMKESLEHVMDYLVNNTPLNWLVPDFTISDLSSESDDIPDIVGLDEEYQHNFSQPNGSVPSGQRAG
- the LOC115463554 gene encoding perilipin-2-like isoform X2; protein product: MASVAVETQQNIMVRVVNLPLVSSTCAMVSSAYISSKENHPYLKSACEVAENGVKTITALALTSAKPIIQKLEPQIALANSYACIGLDKIEEKLPILYQPTDELIINATGMVSGAKETISVTVTSARDAVAHTITGVVDKTKGTVKGSMEMTKTLVSGSMNAVLGSRMVQMVSTGVDAALTKSEALVDQYLPLSDEELAKEATRTEGFEARIQKPSYYLRLGSLSSKVRRRAYEQALTRVKDAKCRSQDAIAQLHHTIDLLDYAHKNMSNVNQKLHDAQERLYQSWVEWRRSTGLQDGEEATSTQVPDFTISDLSSESDDIPDIVGLDEEYQHNFSQPNGSVPSGQRAG